A section of the Ranitomeya imitator isolate aRanImi1 chromosome 7, aRanImi1.pri, whole genome shotgun sequence genome encodes:
- the UBE2G2 gene encoding ubiquitin-conjugating enzyme E2 G2 isoform X2: MGPEDTCFECGVFPAILSFPLDYPLSPPKMRFTCEMFHPNIYPDGRVCISILHAPGDDPMGYESSAERWSPVQSVEKILLSVVSMLAEPNDESGANVDASKMWREDREQFNKIARQTVQKSLGL, from the exons GGGCCCGGAAGACACATGTTTTGAGTGTGGAGTATTTCCAGCAATTCTCAGCTTCCCTCTGGATTATCCTCTGAGTCCTCCTAAAATGAGGTTTACCTGTGAGATGTTTCATCCAAACA TATACCCAGATGGCAGGGTGTGCATCTCCATTCTACATGCGCCCGGAGATGACCCCATGGGCTACGAGAGCAGTGCTGAGAGGTGGAGTCCTGTGCAAAGTGTTGAGAAAATCCTGCTTTCAGTTGTAAGCATGTTGGCAG AACCCAATGATGAAAGTGGTGCTAATGTGGATGCCTCAAAGATGTGGCGAGAAGACAGGGAGCAGTTTAACAAGATAGCCCGGCAGACTGTGCAGAAGTCGCTGGGATTGTGA